The Limnochordia bacterium nucleotide sequence ACTAGTGGAAACCCTCGGGGTTGACCCTATGCTTGAGGCTTGTGTTTCTATTGTTGGTCCTTTGTTTAGTATCGGATTGGGTATACTCGCTGCCCTGGCCTATTGTCTAAGATTGCCTTACTCGTTTGAACTGATGCATATCAACTTGGTACTCGGATTGCTTAATCTCTTGCCAGCATTGCCACTGGACGGAGGACGTTTACTGCGAGCCAGTCTTGTAATGAACAAGGGTTACAGGCGAGGCACGGGGCTGTCGATTAAGATAAGCGGGGTGGTGGGTTGGTTATCAATAGTCTCAGGAACCGCTTTGCTGTTCTATAATATAAGTAGTGTCTTGCTGATCTGCTTGGGAGTTTTTATCCTTCTAAGTCTTCAAGAGGAACGCAAACAAAGCAGCTATGTTTTCATGGGATACTTGCTTGCTAGACGGCTTCGACTATTAGCGCAAAACAGAAGTTCAACCCGTCACCTAGCCTTTGTGTTGGATACAACGATTAAGGAGGTCGTATCCAACTTGAACTACAAGGACTATCACATTATTTGGGTCTTGGACCGTCAGTGTCGAGTGATCGGCTTTCTTGGGGAAAGTGAGTTGTTGGAAGCAGCCTTTATGCAGGGATCAAAGACTGAAATCGGTACGCTCATAAGTAAAGGAAGATGGCCTGTGCCAGAGGAACAGGCCAAAGGCTTTACTCCCACTTCCAAAACAGGACAGTAATCAACAAGCAACCTACTAACCAGCCGGATAAGACGAGAAGATTCAGGGACAGAGGGGGCACAGAGGTGTCTCCGACCATGGTTAGCCTTAGGGCATCGGTCAAGTAGGTAAGGGGGAATACCTTGGTTACTGGTTGCAGGAAGCCAGGAAGGATTTCCCTGGGGAAGAAAAGGCCGGATAAAAACATCATTGGAAACTGGATTACTTGAATCAGGCCCACAGCCGCTTCCTCTGAACGAACAAAGGAAACCACCATATATCCTAGACTTGTGAAGACTGCAGCACCGAAAAGGGCGATGGACCACACAGTAGCTAGGCTGCTTACAATGTGAATCCCAAAGACAAAGTGACCAAGGGTCGTGATAATAATCGTTTGCACCAGACCCATGCAAAGCCGAACGATGATCTCGGTGAGCACTAAGTAGCTTCTATTGAGAGGAGTTACGCCGAGGTTCCGGAGAATCTTCTGCTCTCTAAGACTTATTAGGCGTAGGGAGCCAAAAAGGCCTAGCTGCATCAATGCCATGGCCAAGATGCCCGGCATGATGAAATCAACTGTTGTTAGTCCCTCCGCTTGGATGGCGGTGGGAACTGCCTGGAGT carries:
- a CDS encoding site-2 protease family protein → MRIGGVKFQINPFLIAVLIVIWFVGLLPLGFLFTVSVLLHELVHVWMAKRSGLTVDAVELLPFGGVVRLVETLGVDPMLEACVSIVGPLFSIGLGILAALAYCLRLPYSFELMHINLVLGLLNLLPALPLDGGRLLRASLVMNKGYRRGTGLSIKISGVVGWLSIVSGTALLFYNISSVLLICLGVFILLSLQEERKQSSYVFMGYLLARRLRLLAQNRSSTRHLAFVLDTTIKEVVSNLNYKDYHIIWVLDRQCRVIGFLGESELLEAAFMQGSKTEIGTLISKGRWPVPEEQAKGFTPTSKTGQ
- a CDS encoding ABC transporter permease → MRKLWLLTIANIKEILRDPMALFWFFAFPIIFMFLFGSIFSSESSQEFSIGLVVEQPSPLSESIGETLSSIPNFQVLPGTQEDELRELKRGNRSLVLIIPDLSFEGTAPVEIPVYYDASQSLTSQVLLPAVEQIFVQIERQITKQPQLLQAVPTAIQAEGLTTVDFIMPGILAMALMQLGLFGSLRLISLREQKILRNLGVTPLNRSYLVLTEIIVRLCMGLVQTIIITTLGHFVFGIHIVSSLATVWSIALFGAAVFTSLGYMVVSFVRSEEAAVGLIQVIQFPMMFLSGLFFPREILPGFLQPVTKVFPLTYLTDALRLTMVGDTSVPPLSLNLLVLSGWLVGCLLITVLFWKWE